A genomic segment from Alkalilimnicola ehrlichii MLHE-1 encodes:
- a CDS encoding ribbon-helix-helix protein, CopG family has translation MATTKTATVTFRIDPAVKEGLRTAAAREHRSIANMVEVLIRDYCGRNGIAIPENNERPHGKDNT, from the coding sequence ATGGCCACCACTAAGACCGCGACCGTGACCTTCCGCATTGATCCAGCCGTGAAGGAGGGGCTCCGTACCGCTGCCGCCCGGGAGCACCGCTCCATTGCCAACATGGTGGAGGTGTTGATCCGGGATTATTGCGGGCGCAACGGCATTGCAATCCCCGAGAACAACGAACGGCCGCATGGAAAAGACAACACATGA